In Listeria cossartiae subsp. cossartiae, the DNA window GTACCAGTTAAGTGCACCTTTTATAAGATACAATTCATGAACGGTTTAAATTGCTTCTTAAACGGTCGGAATTACCGTTTAAGAAGCAATTTAAACCGTTTAGGAAAATGATGTTGATGTAGAAAATCTGAGAAAGTATAATTAGAGCTGAAAAATACAATTGATTATTTTGGAGAGTGTTACTATGAATCTAATAAAAGAAATAAATTTACTTACAAATAAGAAAATGATTGTTTGGTTGAATTTTTTGAGTGTCTTATTACTAATAGTATTTGCGATTTTAGCATGGAGGGTTTCTGTGCGATTTACACCCACAGTAAGTTTTGATAGAGATGAATTATATTACATAATACAATGTTTTGTGATGTTTATATTGCTTATTCTTATTCATGAGTTTATTCATGGGTTTTTCTTTAAAGTATTTAGTCCTAAAAATAAAGTGAAATATGGATTTAAAAATATGATGTTTTATGCAACAAGTCCGAAATCTTTTTATTCGAAAAGAAAATTTTATTGTATAAGTTTAGCACCATTTATTTTTGTAACAATTGGTTTAACATTGTTATTTTTATTTGGAGTAATTCCATCAACTTTTTATATTTTTCTTGTTTCGTTCCACGGAGCCGGATGTACAGGTGATTTCTATTGGGCTTGGGTATTATTTAAATCATCAAAAGATACGATTATTGAAGATACCGAAGTTGGAATAAATCTATATACAAATGTTTAAATCTTATAATAGGTTATGCTATTAAGTACACTAAGGCTATTTTTAAAAATTGCTTAGGTGTACTTTTGTTTATATTGCGCTTTAGAGATAATTACTGTAAATGGAGACTTTCGAAATATAACACCGTTACAGAGTGAAACCTAACCATTTAGGAAATTTGAGTTGTAGATATTAAGGCAACTCCCTATAATTTAAATTGTAATCATGATTAATTAAAATAAAAAAGGAGGAAGAAAGATGGAAAATTACAAAGAGTTGGATGTATCAGATTTAGAAGAAATTGATGGTGGTATCGGTATTGTTCTGGGATGTGTAGTTGTTGGTGGAGTTATATTAGTTGGTGGCGGGTTAGGCTATGTAGCTGGGAGATTCTTATAATAATGTTTGGAGCTGAATATGAAATGAGCAAACAAAATTTTGAAGTATTAAATGAGAATGATCTTTCGGAAGTTGAAGGAGGAGTAGCTCTTATTACACTTATCGCCTTAGGGGGTCTGGGCGTTGCATCTTTTGGAGCAGGGTTTACGTGGGGAAACAGTAGACGCTAATAGAATAGCTATTTATTCATAATGAGATAGGAGGAGCAAAAATGGACGAAAAAGGTTATAAAGTATTAAATGAAAGTGAGCTTTCTGAGGTTGAAGGTGGTCTTGTTGTAGCCCTAGGTACACTTGTTGCCTTAGGTGCCCTAGGTGTTGCATCTTTTGGAGCTGGATTTGTATGGGGAAACAGTAGACGCTAACATGATAATGAAGATTTCAATAATAATAGCAAGTATTGTTGCTATTATTGGAGGCTACGCAATATATAAATACCAAGGGGATAAATTAGGTTTGCTTATTATAATAGCCATAGTCTTGGTCATCTGCTTTGCTATTATAAAACCGTATAAATATTTTTAAAGTAGAAGCGAATGGTATTATTAATATTATGATGTTAATAGTTTCGATTTCTACTTGGTAAATTTGTTTTAAAAAATGAGTAACGTAGAGTAGGAGGCTGTTTCAGTTGATTAGCGTAGGTGAATTTTTGAATTACCATGATTTGGGAAATGGTGAGCTCAGCAATTTGAATGGTGGACTTACTTGGTGGATTCCACGACTTCCTGTTCCAGGAATACTTCCTTACAGATTGTTTTAATGGAAAAATTTTAGTATTTAGAAAAAAGATTCAAAATTGTAATGATATGCATGCACCTCAAACGTTAGGTTTTCAGCTTAACGTTTGAGGTGCATGTTATTTTTTGTCTAGCTTTATTTTGTGGCCTTTAAAACTAATGTTGTAATCAAGGAGATATATGAGATTTTGATCCAATGATTATACAGAAAATTTACCAAGAAAGGAAGAAAAGCCATGTCAAAGGAACTTCGAAAAGAGAAGTTTTTAAATCCTGGAAATGTTCAAAAAGTATTAATAAATGTTGATGAGAATGGGGGGATTATTGAGAGCACCTTAGATGAATTCGGGAAGAAAATGAAAAACTAATAGGAGGTAATTATTATGAGAGACACCATTAAAAATCTCAACTATTTTGAAAATCGATTAAGATTTTTGAACACGAGTATTGATGAATTCGAACAACTTATCGCAGAGAATATAAATTCTGAAAAGGCAAATTTAAGGAGTGGTTACCTAACATTATTGGGTTACTATACTTCAAAAATTAATTGCATTTATTCAATAGGAATGCCCATTGAATCTATACAAAGTATATATCCTAAATATCTTGAATTATTTTTAAAAACATGGAGTAAAGAAACTGGGAGTTATATCCAATTAGTTGTAACGGTTTCATTAGGGATTTTGATTGATATGACAAAAGAACAAATCAAGATTATTTTATTGACTATTTGCTACATCAGATAGGTAATAAATGGGAGATAGGAACTGAAAAATTTGCATTTCCTATTCCATACGAATTACTTAATACAGTGATAAACGCTAATGATAATAAGGATGCTATTTATAATTTAAGTATTTACCTTGATAAAGAATGGTATAATTCCCATAAAAGTAGCCATGATATATACACTGGTTACTGGAGCTATGAAAGAGGTGCTCTTGCGAATTATTACAACTCGATGATAGAGAATTGAAGAATTCACCATATTATCCATATGATCTTGTTCATTATAATAATTAGTAATTCAAAACCCCAGCAGAATTTGAACTTCAAATTCTGCTGGGGTTTTATACACTATCTGTTTGTTGTTTGTCACTCTTAGTAGTTTATTTTCTTCCTTATGAGACACTACGTAATCGTAGCTTCTTTTTATTTAACTATGTTTTCTTTTACGGAAAAAGATTGTGGCTATTCCGGCTAGAAGAATACCGATTAAGACGGTGGTTGCCTGATTGGAATCACCTGTTCTTGGTAAAGCCTTGTTTACTGGATCGGACACGTTTTTCCCAGGCGTGTTTGCACTCACAGAATCGCCGTCATCACCTGTTTCATTTGGCTTATCTGGATCTGGCGTCGGTTCTACCGGTTCATCTTCCTCAGCGACCTCTACGGAAATAGTGACTGGATCTGCCTCTATGCCACTTTCGCTCACTGCCTGTAAAGTGACTGTATATGCTCCAACTTTGTTTAAATCAACGACACTTTCAAAATCGCTTGTTACGGTACTGTCATCACTTGTTTCAGCCATAATATCTAATAAAAACTGTTCCTCTGTTACAGCTGATTCTTTCAGATAAGTGATACTTTGCATAGCTGTAATAACAGGGATTTCAAGGATCGTTACCGTCACTTGTTGTGGTGTTGCTTTTAAACCAGCTGAGTTTTCTGCATTTAACGTAACAGTGTAAACACCCGGCGTATTTAAATCAACGACATCAGTAAAATCACTCGTAACAGGAGCCTCATCGTCTGTTTCAGCATGAATATCTTCTAAAAATTTTTCTTCTGTAATGGTCGATTGCTCTACATAACTCATCGAAGAGTCACTTGCGATATTCAGCGTATGTTCCACCGCAAAGTATTGCGTGTACGTCCCGCCAGTTAACGTGTATCTAGTCAAATTAGGCGGCGTTGCATAAGCTCCAGCTGGGTTATTATAACGAGCATTATATTTCATTTGTTCAATTGAATCAAAGTATTCTTTTGTGATGCCACTAACCGTTATCCCTGTATCATCAATCGTTAGACGCGTGCTAGCAATTTGTTCGTTATTAAGTGAAAAGAAAGTAGAAGAGCCACTATTAGAAGTTGTAAAAGGAATCACAACACCATCAAAATTAACGCTACGTTCTTTCATTAAGGCAAATGGAACAAAAATAGTTTGCTTCGTTTCGTCGTAGCTTAACACAGAACTTTTAATTGTACTATTAATTAGCGAAGTCCGGCCGACGTTTTGTCCATGCGCAGACAAGCTCGTTAATTTGGGGAAATTCTCGATGCCACGGAAATCGTGAACACCACAAAACTGAATATCCAAACTTGTTAGGTTAGGTAATGATTGAAGCGGCATTATATCGGTAAGCGCATAAACATATCCTAAAGTTAAGGTTGTTAATTGTGGAAGCTTATTTATTTTATCTAATGAGTTATCATTAATGTTAGTATTGCTTAAATCCATGGTATTTAAGTTTATTAGGCCGTTCAAATCAGGTAGTGAATCATCCGTTAAGTTAGTTCCAGAGATGCTTAACTTATTTAAACTAGTCATATTCGCTATTAAAGAAAAATCAGTCACACTCGTATTGAACAAAGATAAAGATGTTAAATTGTGAGCAAATTCAAGCCCAGTTAGATCTGTTAAAGTACTTACATTAATATCAACTAGTTTAATTTTGTCCATTTGTGCCTCGGTAATATCACTTGTGGCAGCTTGTCCTAATAAGCCATTTAGATAGCTTTTTAAAACAGGATCAGGAATATTCACGATATCCTGTGATTCATTTGTTTCTATATTTTCTTCAGCAAAAGTACTTGTAAAATTAGGTATAGTCAAGGGTGCTATTAAAAGAATGCATAAACCAATCTTTATCCCAGTTTTTTTCATGTATGTAATCCTCCTAAAAAATTGGTGCTTAGTACTTCATTATACAAAATTATAGAATTTAAAACAATTCCTTTTTTAGTCACATTCTAAATAAAAAACATATTGAGAGCATGAATGGGAAGGCACAAAAAAACCGCAAAGGAGGAAAACCTCTTTTACGGTTCGGGTTTAGCTATGTTTTCTTTTACGGAAAATGCTAATGGCTACTCCTGCGAGAATAATTCCGATTAATACAGTAGTTGCAGAGCTTTCGTCACCGGTGTAAGGAAGGGTGGCTTTTGTATCGCTAGTTGTAGGATCTGCTGAGTTTTCCGAATTAGCAGATTGACCATTTTCATTTGGAACATTAGGATTATCTGGGTCAGGTGTTGGATTTGGTCCTGGTGGGGTAGGTGGTTCATCGCCCGCTATCACATTTACAGTGACAGTGATAGGATCCGCTTCTACACCATCCGCACTAACCGCACGCAACGTAACAGTATAGGTTCCAACTTTAGTTAAATCAACCACACTAGTGAAATCACTTGTTACTTCGCTACCATCACTCGCTGTAGCAGAAATATCTCGTAAAAATTGTTCCGCGGTTTTCGTCGTTCCTTTTGAATAAGTGATTGTTTTATCGGCTGTAATGATGGGTTTTTCAAGGATGGTTACGGTAACTTGTGTCGGTGTTGCTTTTAAACCAGCAGCGTTTTCGGCATTTAGCGTAACCGTATAAACGCCAGGTGTGTTCAAATCAACTACGCTATCAAAATCACTCGTAACTGGGGTACCGTCATCTGTTTCAGCATGGATATCTTGTAAAAATTGTTCTTCTGTAACAGTCGTTTTTTCCGTGTAGCTTATGGCAGAATCATTAGTAATCGTAAGCGTGTGATCGACGTTGAAAGATTGACGATAGGTTCCGCCTGATACGGAATAGTTAGCAAAACTAGGCGGTGTTGCGTAACTACCAGCGGGATTATTATAAAGCGCATTATAATACATGGTTTCAATGGAATCAAAGTACGCTTTTGTTACTCCGCTAACGGTTATTCCCGTATTATCAATGCTCAAACGAGTGCCATTAATTTGTTCGTCATTTAGCGCAAAGATAGTAGACGAACCACTACTTGAAGTTGTAAAAGGAAACGCAACGCCGTCAAAGTTAACCCCTCGTCCAATCATTAAAGAGAATGGAACGAAAAGTGTTTGATTAGCTTCATCGTATGTTAATGCGGAACTTTTAATGGTACTTTCGATTGGAACACTACGCCCGACATTTTGTCCGTATGCAGATAGATTAGTTAATTTTGGAAAAGTATCAATCCCACGAAAGTCATTCACTCCGCAAAATTGAACAAATAGAGTAGTTAGATTAGGCATGGATTTGAGAGGCATTAGATTAGTAATCGCATAATTACTGTCTAAGTTTAAGTAAGTAACGTTAGGGAGTTTATTTATTTTAGTTAAGGAGTTGTTATCTAATTTACCAGGGCTTAAATTGAGGTTGGTTACATTTACTAAGCCATTTAAATCAGGTAGTGAACTATCAGTCAAATTGTTTCCCGAAATACTAAGATTCGTCAAACTTGGGATGTTAGCGACGATAGAGTAGTCAGTCACACCAGTGCTAGATAATCGCAAAACGGATAAGTTATGCGCATAATCGAGTCCGGTTAAATCGGTTAAACTAGCATTGTTAATAGTGACCTCAGTGATTGTATCCATTTGAGCTTCGGTAATATCACTTGTACTCGCTTGACCTAAAAGCCCATTTAGATAGCTTTTTAAAACAGGATCGGGAATATTTACGACATCTTGTGCTGCTTTTGCGTCAATCGTTTCTTCTGCAAATGTATGCGTAGAAATTGGTATAGTAAGTGGAGCCATCAAAAGAATACATAAACCAATTTTTAGTCCAATTTTTCTCATGAGTTTAAGCCTCCTCAAAAATTAACAATGATTCTATTTTTATACACATTTTAAACAATTCCTCTTTTAGCATCATTCTAAACAAAAGTATTAACGAGAATCGCACAAAAAAACCGTGAAAGAGAATAAGCTCTTTCACGGTTTTGAATTAATTAAAAGATTTTAGCTAACTCAACTGCTTCTTTTGCTCCAGCAGAGATAATGTCTTTTGCTTGGTCAGGTTTTGCGTTGTGTCCTTCAACGATAACCATTTCTGGTTCAGAGATGCCGAAGTGAGCTAATACATTTTTTACGTAGCTCAAGGACATTTCAAAGCTTTGCATTGGGCCATCAGAATAAATACCACCGCGAGCGTTAAGTAGGGCGATTTTTTTATCAGCCACTAAGCCTACAGGACCGTTTGCAGTATATTTGAACGTTTTGCCTGCTTGATTTAAATAGAATAAGTACGTTAAAAATTGGGCTGGAATGCTGAAATTCCAAAGTGGGAACGCCATCACGATTTTGTCAGCAGCTAAAAATTGATCTAAGTAGCTATTCGCAATATCTGCTAAGCGTTTTTCGTCTGGACTTAATGTTTCACCAGCTGCTTCTTTATGTAATCCACTCATCATTGTTACATCATAATAAGGTAGATCCGCTTCAAATAAATCTAATTCTGTTACATTATCGTCCGGATGGGACTTTTTGTATTCAGTTAGGAAAATTTCGTATAGTGCCACGCTGACTGAGCGTTCGGCAGGTAAACCATTTGCTTTGATGAAAAGTACGTTTGTCATTACATCTTGCCTCCATTTTAAATTAAATTATCTATTAAGTGTAGCGTATTTTGCCTATTAACGGCAAGTAAATTGCTTACAAAAAATTAGCCGCTAATATTTGAGCAGATATTTTGTGCTTTTGGAAAGGAAGCGTATAATAGTTGATATATCATTTGACATGTCAACTATGGAGGTGGAAACGCTGAAACCATGTACAGAACGATCCGAATTACTTTACCGGATGCACTTGTTGTCTAAGGAAATTAGCCATGTGTTTGAACAACAAACGAATATGAGTTTTACGAAAGTGGAGATTTTATTTCATATTCAACAAACACCCGGCCAGAGTCAAAACCGACTACGAGAAAAGCTTTATATCGATTCGGCGAGTATCACCCGCCATTTAAAGCGAATGGAAGAGCAAGGACTTATCGTTCGGAAAAAGCAAGACGAGAACAAACGCTATACGTATTTGTTTTTAACACCAGCTGGCGAGGCGGAACTAGCTTCCTTACTCTTGGAAAAAGAAAAATTCCAGCAAGCAGCTTTAGAGGCATTTTCAGAAGAAGAAGTGAGTGCGTTACTTAAATCAGTCACAAAAATGATGAATAATGTAGAGAAAATGGAGGAGAAGTTAAAATGAAAGCAGTTGTAATTGAAAATTATGGTGGCAAAGAAGAGTTGAAAGAAAAAGAAGTAGCAATGCCAAAAGCGGGTAAAAATCAAGTGATTGTCAAAGAAGCAGCGACATCAATTAACCCGATTGACTGGAAACTTCGCGAAGGTTACTTAAAACAAATGATGGACTGGGAATTCCCGATTATTTTAGGCTGGGACGTAGCAGGTGTTATTTCAGAAGTTGGTGAAGGCGTTACAGATTGGAAAGTCGGCGATGAAGTATTTGCCCGCCCTGAAACAACGCGTTTTGGTACGTATGCTGAATATACAGCGGTAGATGACCACTTACTTGCACCACTTCCAGATGGGATTAGTTTTGAAGAAGCGGCATCGATTCCACTTGCAGGCTTAACTGCATGGCAGGCATTATTCGATCACGCGAAACTACAAAAAGGGGAAAAAGTCTTAATCCATGCTGGTGCTGGCGGCGTTGGAACACTGGCGATTCAGCTTGCAAAACATGCTGGAGCAGAAGTAATCACAACAGCTAGTGCGAAAAACCATGAACTACTTAAATCACTTGGCGCAGACCAAGTCATTGATTATAAAGAAGTTAATTTTAAAGATGTCCTTTCTGATATCGATGTCGTGTTTGATACAATGGGCGGTCAAATCGAAACAGATAGCTATGATGTATTAAAAGAAGGAACAGGGCGTTTAGTTAGTATCGTTGGTATTTCCAATGAAGAACGTGCGAAAGAAAAAAATGTAACAGCAACTGGAATTTGGCTTCAACCAAACGGCGAACAATTGAAAGAACTAGGCAAATTGCTTGCTGATAAAACGGTTAAACCAATCGTTGGCGCAACTTTCCCATTCTCTGAAAAAGGTGTTTTTGACGCACATGCATTAAGCGAAACACACCATGCGGTAGGAAAAATAGTCATTTCATTTAATAAATAAGATTTTCGAGAAGCTAGATGCTATCATCTAGCTTTTTTGGTTGTTTGCTGGAACAAGGCAGATGGGCTATAATAGCAAAAAAAGGTGGGACGGGGATTTCAGTCTTCGATAAGAAAGGCAAGGTCACTCGCTACTTCAAAATCACTAAGTTGTTTCGCGATAATATCCGCACCAGTGTTAAGAAAGAGAGCCATTTGACTGAGCGTGCGGAGACTAATGTCAGAAGTGCGAATATCTTTGTCGATAAGCTTCTGCAAAGTGCCTTTTTTTAAGCGAGTATTTGATTCGATATCAGTGGCAGTAATGTGATTATTTGCTAACAATTGTTCAATCGGATGCATCATTTCACCTCGTTTCAATAGTTAACTTTATGAATTAATTATAACTAAATTTGCTTCTTGGATAAACTATAAAGCCTTGAAAATTGAACAAAAAGGGAGAAGCAAATGAGCGATTTAAAAGACAGTTTTAAAGTTTTGTATCAATTTAAAACAGATTATCTTAAAGTAACCTTATTATTAACAATCTTGCAGGCATTTGTGATTGGACCATTTATTTATTATTTCTTTTTCTTTATTCTCCGGATTATCGGAGTACCAGGTATTACAGACGCAAACCTAGGGGAAGTTTTTTCAAGTCCAGTTGCTGTTGTGATGCTGCTGATTTTAGCCTTACTCATTTTATTGTTTGTATATTATGAACTGGGTTTCTTCATAATGATGGCGATTTATCAGCTACGAGGGGAAAGCTATACCGTTCTCAAAATCATCCAGAGACTGAACCTAAAAGCGAAGTATTTCCTTAGCTATCAAGCAATTTATTTTCTGCTATATTTCTTTTTACTTTTGCCGATTGCTGGATTATCATTACCAATTACGATTACAGAAAATCTCTATTTACCGCATTTTATTACAGATGAACTAATGAAAACGACGACGGGAACGTGGCTGTATGTTATCGCAATCGCGCTTATTTTCTACATTAGCGCTAGACTGGTGTTTGCTTTACCATATTTCATTGAAAACAAATCACTTAAAATAAGCGGAGCCATCCGAAAAAGTTGGCAATACCCGCAAAAACGCTTATTTCTCATGCTGTTAAAATGGTTTTTAATTATTGTAGCGATGGGCTTTTTAGCTTCTATTATTGCAACGGTTATTATGTTACCGCTACTCTTGATAGAAAAAATAACGCCGGGAATTGCGATAGTTATAGCTGGCGTTACTTTAACAATACTTCAAGTGATGGGCTTTTTTGTGGCGGGGATTTTCCAAGGAATCATTGCGCAGTTATTAGTGAAAAATGCCTTTAATATAGAAAGACAACCGGTTTCTTCGGCACGTAGCCAATTTCCACATAAAAAACGATTTTTCTTTGTTGGGATACTCGTTTTCCTTGTTTTTAGCAGCTTTAATATTTATGCAGTGAACGCGACTTTATATGAGCCGAATACGAAAATAATTGCTCACCGCGGTGATACTATGAATGCTGTTGAAAATACGGTGGAAGCCATCGAGTCAGCGGCAAAGGCTGGGGCAGATTATAGCGAAATTGATATTCAAGAAACCAAAGACCATCAGTTTGTCGTCTTTCACGATATGACACTGAGAAGGCTAGCTGGAAGTTCTAAGCGAGTAGCGGATATGACATTAAAAGAATTGCAACAAACCAAAATAACTAGTGGCGATTATTCATCCCACATAGCTTCTTTTGATGAAGTTATCAAGACGGCGAACAAGAATAAGATAGATTTACTGGTGGAAGTGAAGTTACACGGCGGGGAATCAAGCGATATGGTAGAACGACTTGTCAGCCTATTAAAGAAAGAAAAAGTAACCGATAAATATTTAGTTCAATCGTTGAGTCAACCTATTATGGAGGAAATAGAACAAGCAGATCCGACATTGAAAACTGGTATCATTTTAGCACTGAACATCGGAAACTTACCAAAAACATCAGCCGATTTTATTGTTTTAGAGGATTTTTCTATCAATAAACGATTACTGAAACAAGCGAAACAAAACAATAAAATGGTGTTCGTTTGGACGGTAAATAAAGAAAAATTAATGCAAATGTATTTACGGAAAAATGTCGATGGAATTATCACCAATTATCCTAAAAAGGCGATAGAGCTTAGGGAGTCATTTAGCGAAAATGATTCTTTGCGAAGTCGAATCGAGAATAGATTAGGATTTTAAATAAAAAAAAGCCGCAAACAGTGATTGTTTGCGGGCAATTCTTATTTTAACTCAAATGATTTTTTAACAGAGTTTTTGCTGAAGCTGATTAATTCTTTTGCTTCTACATCGACTTTGTTTTGGGTATCTTGTAGTTTGTAAAGTTCGGTTACTTCTAAAGTCCCACCAGGTTGTACGTCTTTTTCAGAGCCACCCATACTAGCATCAGCTGATACGGTTGTTTCTAGCTGAGTACTATTTTGGAATGCTTGTTGATCAATAGCTACCATGAAAGAAATATTTTCTTTACTGTTATTCGTGAATTTAGTTTTAATTGCGATAGCATCGTTCCCTTCAAAATCCTTAACTACTTCTGAACTAAGAATTTCTACTTTGTAATCCCCAAGTTCATTGGAATCTGTTTTCTTTTTCGTCTCGGCTTTTGCTGTTTCTGTTTTTTCTGTGCTTGCTTTATCCTCAGTCCCACCACATGCAGTTAGTGCTAGGGCAAAAGTAACAATCCCCATTAATAATAAAACGCTTTTCAATTTTTTCATTTTCTTCTCTCCTTCATCTTTTATCTGTTTCTATTAGACCATGCGAAGAGAATAAAAGTCCTATGCAGTGGGCATAGGACTAGGAAAAGATTTCATTATAAACACCGTAAATAGATATGCAAACAATAATATAAATGACAATGCCTGCTTTCCTTGTACTAGGAGAGGAGGATTTAAGTAAAGGCAATTTGGACCAAATACCACAAAGATTAGTAAAAATGACAAATGCAGGAACGATTAGAAAGAAATTGTTAAAAAAGTTTACTGTTGGTGACATTTTGACGCCCTCGGTTGGCGGGGTGAATAAACCAAATAGCAAGAATATATAACCTAATACGCCGACAATCATTTTCCAAGGCGTTCCGGTTCTAAATCCGGGAATGTGTTTATACCATGGAATGAAGTCTTTTTCGTAGTCCGCTGATACATTTTCCCATTCAGATTCAGTAGAAAAATTATCTAACTCTGTGAAATCCGACAATTCAGAGACATAACTTGGGCCGAGCGAATCGTTTTTGACTGCTGTTCTGAACTCTTGAATGGATTGATAACGCTGTTCAGGATCAAAGGCTGCTGCTTGCATCGCTATTTTTTCAAGTGAGGTGGCTTGTTCTTTATCAGGTAAAGTGTTTTTTCCGAGTAGTAGTTCCAGCATCAGAACACCGATACTATAAATATCCGACCGGGCATCTGTTTGAGAGTAACCATATTGTTCTGGGGCTGCATAACCGATTGTGCCGAGATTGACAGTGTCTTGATTTTTGCCGACTTCAAACACACGGGAAGCGTCAAAATCAATTAATTTCAATACGCCGTCGCTAGAAATCATAATGTTAGATGGCTTAATATCTCGGTGAATAATCGCATTCGCATGTAATTCTGTAAGTGCATCAGACAACATCAACATTAGCCGCGTCACTTCATCCGCATCAAACGTAGTATTTGTTTTCATTAAGTC includes these proteins:
- a CDS encoding glycerophosphoryl diester phosphodiesterase membrane domain-containing protein, yielding MSDLKDSFKVLYQFKTDYLKVTLLLTILQAFVIGPFIYYFFFFILRIIGVPGITDANLGEVFSSPVAVVMLLILALLILLFVYYELGFFIMMAIYQLRGESYTVLKIIQRLNLKAKYFLSYQAIYFLLYFFLLLPIAGLSLPITITENLYLPHFITDELMKTTTGTWLYVIAIALIFYISARLVFALPYFIENKSLKISGAIRKSWQYPQKRLFLMLLKWFLIIVAMGFLASIIATVIMLPLLLIEKITPGIAIVIAGVTLTILQVMGFFVAGIFQGIIAQLLVKNAFNIERQPVSSARSQFPHKKRFFFVGILVFLVFSSFNIYAVNATLYEPNTKIIAHRGDTMNAVENTVEAIESAAKAGADYSEIDIQETKDHQFVVFHDMTLRRLAGSSKRVADMTLKELQQTKITSGDYSSHIASFDEVIKTANKNKIDLLVEVKLHGGESSDMVERLVSLLKKEKVTDKYLVQSLSQPIMEEIEQADPTLKTGIILALNIGNLPKTSADFIVLEDFSINKRLLKQAKQNNKMVFVWTVNKEKLMQMYLRKNVDGIITNYPKKAIELRESFSENDSLRSRIENRLGF
- a CDS encoding DUF5067 domain-containing protein — translated: MKKLKSVLLLMGIVTFALALTACGGTEDKASTEKTETAKAETKKKTDSNELGDYKVEILSSEVVKDFEGNDAIAIKTKFTNNSKENISFMVAIDQQAFQNSTQLETTVSADASMGGSEKDVQPGGTLEVTELYKLQDTQNKVDVEAKELISFSKNSVKKSFELK
- a CDS encoding serine/threonine-protein kinase, whose translation is MGEMTLAFIEEQYKELDNLNNKENPAVLTRNTSTGELFVRKIIPISFAPVMEQLKNLSSKYLPKIEVLIPNGNQLIVYEEYINGKNLADLMKTNTTFDADEVTRLMLMLSDALTELHANAIIHRDIKPSNIMISSDGVLKLIDFDASRVFEVGKNQDTVNLGTIGYAAPEQYGYSQTDARSDIYSIGVLMLELLLGKNTLPDKEQATSLEKIAMQAAAFDPEQRYQSIQEFRTAVKNDSLGPSYVSELSDFTELDNFSTESEWENVSADYEKDFIPWYKHIPGFRTGTPWKMIVGVLGYIFLLFGLFTPPTEGVKMSPTVNFFNNFFLIVPAFVIFTNLCGIWSKLPLLKSSSPSTRKAGIVIYIIVCISIYGVYNEIFS